Proteins co-encoded in one Aspergillus luchuensis IFO 4308 DNA, chromosome 6, nearly complete sequence genomic window:
- a CDS encoding Mic19 family protein (BUSCO:EOG09264OBO;~COG:S;~EggNog:ENOG410PQWT;~InterPro:IPR012471), protein MGAGSSKPAAPADSKHIFSSSSPVQFSANFVDGLQSNTETDSARARSLELQIQERVAQELERLRAREQQTLAEIEKKLAEAKDVSSSTPAPSYAPSSSGASSYYPPGSLDLDAPRIPFAGRESYFAAAAAPAVEAAAQPINRELSRESVNSEIEELRAKLEGRKKLVEIDAGIEKARSEVVSCLRLNDRRPLDCWKEVEAFKKEVARLEEGFVDRIVG, encoded by the exons ATGGGCGCCGGCAGCTCTAAGCCCGCGGCTCCGGCCGACTCGAAGCACATTTTCTCGAG CTCCTCCCCCGTCCAATTCTCCGCCAACTTCGTTGACGGCCTCCAGTCCAACACCGAG ACCGACTCGGCACGCGCCCGTTCCCTCGAACTCCAAATCCAAGAGCGCGTAGCCCAAGAACTCGAGCGCCTTCGTGCCCGCGAACAGCAAACGCTGGCCGAGATCGAGAAGAAGCTTGCTGAAGCCAAAGACGTCTCTTCTTCGACACCCGCGCCCAGCTACGCTCCCAGCAGCTCGGGTGCTTCCTCCTACTACCCACCCGGATCTCTGGACCTGGATGCGCCCCGGATCCCGTTCGCGGGGCGGGAGAGCTACTtcgcagctgctgctgctccggcGGTTGAGGCGGCGGCGCAGCCGATTAACCGGGAACTGTCGCGGGAGAGCGTGAACAGTGAGATTGAGGAGTTGAGGGCGAAGTTGGAAGGACGGAAGAAGTTGGTTGAGATTGATGCGGGGATTGAGAAGGCTagatcggaggtggtgagttGTTTGAGGTTGAATGATCGGAGGCCGTTGGATTGTTggaaggaggttgaggcGTTTAAGAAGGAGGTTGCtaggttggaggaggggtttgTGGATCGGATTGTTGGGTAG
- the glkA gene encoding glucokinase glkA (COG:G;~EggNog:ENOG410PIUH;~InterPro:IPR001312,IPR019807,IPR022673,IPR022672, IPR043129;~PFAM:PF00349,PF03727;~go_function: GO:0004396 - hexokinase activity [Evidence IEA];~go_function: GO:0005524 - ATP binding [Evidence IEA];~go_function: GO:0005536 - glucose binding [Evidence IEA];~go_function: GO:0016773 - phosphotransferase activity, alcohol group as acceptor [Evidence IEA];~go_process: GO:0001678 - cellular glucose homeostasis [Evidence IEA];~go_process: GO:0005975 - carbohydrate metabolic process [Evidence IEA];~go_process: GO:0006096 - glycolytic process [Evidence IEA]) → MSSALLSEAARIASQFDYPAAEVQRGVTEYIREIDEGLSKEHTTLSQIPTYVTAVPNGTEKGLYLAVDLGGTNFRVCSIDLHGDTTFSLTQSKIMIPRETMASGTAKDLFLFLARQIESFLRIHHNDHFEAHLRRRNEKNGNCEEDLFDLGFTFSFPVRQLGINKGTLIRWTKGFNIPDAVGQDVCALLQNAIDDLGLPVRVAALVNDTVGTLMARSYTSPGETGTFLGAIFGTGTNGAYVEKLDRITKLQTIEHSEYDKTTGEMIINAEWGSFDNHLSVLPNTIYDQQLDADSNNPGIQMFEKRVSGMFLGEILRRVMLDMQRNESLGFLKTGGASTVSVPKESSLYRQWGIDTSLLSLVEADKTENMEQIKVALKDHLKIERPTTDDCKAIQTVVHAIGKRAARLSAVPLAAVLLSTGKLQKDDLVDIGVDGSLVEFYPNFEGYMRDALREVPEVGEAGNKKIRIGISKDGSGVGAALIALVASKEDARRKAQ, encoded by the exons ATGTCATCTGCTCTGCTGTCCGAGGCTGCGCGCATTGCCAGCCAGTTCGATTACCCCGCTGCTGAGGTGCAACGTGGAGTAACGGAATACATTCGCGAGATCGATGAAGGTCTGTCCAAGGAGCACACGACCCTCAGTCAGATCCCGACCTATGTCACGGCAGTGCCCAATGGCACGGAAAAG GGTTTGTACCTGGCAGTAGATCTCGGCGGCACCAACTTCCGCGTGTGCTCGATCGATCTACATGGAGACACTACCTTCTCCCTTACCCAGTCCAAGATCATGATTCCTCGTGAGACCATGGCGTCCGGTACGGCCAAGGatctcttcttgttcttggccCGCCAGATCGAATCGTTCCTGCGCATTCACCACAACGACCACTTCGAAGCTCACCTGCGACGCCGCAATGAGAAGAATGGCAACTGTGAAGAGGACCTGTTCGACTTGGGTTTCACCTTCAGTTTCCCCGTGCGTCAGCTGGGCATTAACAAGGGTACCCTGATTCGCTGGACGAAGGGCTTCAACATTCCCGATGCGGTGGGTCAAGATGTCTGTGCCTTGCTGCAGAACGCCATCGATGATCTGGGACTCCCGGTGCGCGTGGCTGCCTTGGTCAACGACACTGTCGGAACTCTGATGGCTCGTTCATACACTTCTCCTGGAGAGACGGGCACGTTCCTGGGTGCTATCTTCGGCACGGGCACCAATGGCGCCTATGTGGAGAAGCTGGACCGCATCACGAAGCTGCAGACCATTGAACACTCCGAGTACGACAAGACCACCGGGGAGATGATCATCAACGCCGAATGGGGCAGTTTCGACAACCACCTGAGTGTCCTCCCGAACACCATCTACGACCAGCAGCTCGATGCCGACAGCAACAACCCGGGCATCCAGATGTTCGAGAAGCGCGTCTCGGGTATGTTCCTGGGCGAGATCTTGCGCCGCGTCATGCTGGACATGCAGCGCAACGAATCTCTGGGCTTCCTCAAGACTGGCGGGGCTTCCACGGTGTCTGTGCCCAAGGAGTCTTCCCTGTACCGCCAGTGGGGTATTGACACCAGCTTGTTGAGTCTGGTCGAGGCCGACAAGACCGAGAATATGGAGCAGATCAAGGTCGCTTTGAAGGACCACCTCAAGATCGAACGCCCCACCACCGACGACTGCAAGGCCATCCAGACCGTTGTTCATGCCATTGGCAAGCGTGCTGCTCGTCTGAGTGCCGTCCCGCTGGCTGCTGTCCTCCTCTCTACTGGCAAGCTGCAAAAGGACGACCTCGTAGATattggtgttgatggcagTCTGGTCGAGTTCTACCCCAACTTCGAAGGCTACATGCGCGATGCCCTCCGCGAAGTGCCCGAGGTTGGCGAAGCCGGCAACAAGAAGATCCGCATTGGTATCTCCAAGGATGGCAGCGGCGTGGGTGCTGCTCTGATCGCCCTCGTCGCTAGCAAGGAGGATGCCCGCAGAAAGGCGCAATAG